A genomic stretch from Bordetella sp. N includes:
- a CDS encoding Lrp/AsnC family transcriptional regulator, protein MPKIELDEASLQILDALQQNAEFSNAELAERIGLSASPCWRRVADLKQQGVLRGSVALVDPLTLGLTVNVFVHVSLKQQDKDSLEVFTEAIRQRPEVMECYLMSGEADFMLRVVIEDLAKYQTLLLECLTQIPSVASIRSSFALSQVKYTTALPTGHLRA, encoded by the coding sequence ATGCCGAAGATAGAGCTGGACGAAGCCAGCCTGCAGATACTCGATGCACTGCAGCAGAACGCCGAATTTAGCAACGCGGAGCTCGCGGAACGGATCGGGCTGTCCGCATCGCCTTGCTGGCGCCGTGTTGCCGACTTGAAGCAGCAAGGCGTGCTGCGCGGTTCGGTCGCCCTGGTCGACCCGCTGACACTGGGCCTCACCGTCAACGTCTTTGTCCACGTCTCCCTGAAGCAACAGGACAAGGATTCCCTGGAGGTCTTCACCGAGGCCATCCGTCAACGGCCGGAGGTCATGGAGTGCTACCTGATGAGTGGCGAAGCCGACTTCATGCTGCGGGTCGTCATCGAGGATCTGGCGAAGTACCAGACCCTGCTGCTGGAGTGCCTGACGCAGATCCCCAGCGTGGCCAGCATCCGATCGAGTTTCGCCCTGAGCCAGGTGAAGTACACGACGGCACTGCCCACCGGGCATCTTCGGGCGTGA
- a CDS encoding DMT family transporter, with protein sequence MRIAKPSPALASPSIAPASIVVPSGLGTLAWLGIMVLLWGLSWPVTKLALNTMPPLWLAATRFGSAALCLFALSALRGTLRLPPRGDWPIIASMGLLQMMTFTGLGMIAMTHVDTGRAVLLAYTTPLWGVLASWLLYRNAPTQLQLLALFVGLAGIVLVCSPLEMDWTAPGSLMGAAFLLTGAICWSVVILHIKRHRWTATPLALAPWQMLLATVPLAALAYALEGSPARIQVSAHLLEQLLFIGPVATSACFVISAEYGRRISTFAMSNFTLGVPLVGIAASALFLGSRLTPVFMMGLGLIMAGMLLAAVAGGRRGR encoded by the coding sequence ATGCGTATCGCCAAGCCGTCCCCTGCCCTTGCCTCCCCCTCCATCGCCCCTGCTTCCATCGTCGTGCCGTCCGGCCTGGGCACCCTGGCCTGGCTGGGGATCATGGTGCTGCTGTGGGGGCTTAGCTGGCCCGTGACCAAACTGGCCTTGAACACCATGCCGCCACTCTGGCTCGCGGCCACCCGCTTCGGCAGCGCCGCGCTTTGTCTGTTCGCGCTGAGCGCGCTGCGCGGCACCTTGCGGCTGCCGCCGCGGGGGGACTGGCCCATCATCGCCAGCATGGGCTTGCTGCAGATGATGACCTTCACCGGCCTGGGCATGATCGCCATGACCCATGTCGATACCGGGCGCGCGGTATTGCTGGCCTACACGACGCCCCTCTGGGGCGTGCTCGCCAGTTGGCTGCTGTATCGCAACGCACCGACGCAGCTGCAACTGCTGGCGCTCTTCGTGGGACTGGCGGGCATCGTCCTGGTGTGCTCACCGCTGGAGATGGATTGGACTGCCCCCGGATCCCTGATGGGAGCGGCCTTCCTGCTGACGGGCGCGATCTGCTGGTCCGTCGTCATCCTGCACATCAAGCGCCATCGCTGGACGGCCACGCCCCTGGCATTGGCACCCTGGCAGATGTTGCTCGCCACCGTGCCCCTGGCCGCGCTGGCCTACGCCCTGGAAGGCAGCCCGGCACGCATCCAGGTCAGCGCGCACCTTCTGGAACAGTTATTGTTCATCGGCCCGGTAGCGACGTCGGCGTGCTTCGTCATCTCCGCCGAGTACGGGCGCCGCATCAGTACCTTCGCCATGTCCAACTTCACCCTTGGCGTGCCGCTGGTCGGCATTGCCGCATCGGCGCTTTTCCTGGGCAGCCGCCTGACACCCGTATTCATGATGGGTTTGGGCTTGATCATGGCCGGCATGCTGTTGGCGGCCGTCGCGGGCGGGCGGCGCGGGCGTTAA
- a CDS encoding tripartite tricarboxylate transporter substrate binding protein, with the protein MASIAVAPKIAFAEDKWPSKPIRIIVPFAPGGANDLLGRAAAEGIAKSLGVSVIVENKPGAGAVIGTDYVARADADGYTFLISAAGVISNSMIRKVHYKDSDLVPVAMVGLAPSVIVAPANSPYNNLKEFVEGSKTGHGLHFSTAGTGSTPHFVEGILTTNYGAKLDLVPYKSGGESVSAVIGGQVDATSEASIVVLPMVKGGKLKALACTWSERIKAYPELSTAAEQGFPDIKIAHWAGLHAPKGVPDAILDRVAAGVDAAMKDPANVKRFTDQGIEPVGGTRADFIKFCDEERARLGAVVKATGMHQDD; encoded by the coding sequence ATGGCGTCGATCGCCGTGGCCCCGAAGATCGCCTTCGCGGAAGACAAGTGGCCGTCCAAGCCCATCCGCATCATTGTTCCGTTCGCCCCCGGCGGCGCCAATGACCTGCTGGGCCGCGCGGCCGCTGAAGGCATCGCGAAATCGCTGGGTGTCAGCGTCATTGTTGAAAACAAGCCGGGCGCCGGCGCCGTGATCGGCACCGACTACGTCGCGCGCGCCGATGCGGATGGCTATACGTTCCTGATCAGCGCCGCGGGCGTGATCTCGAACAGCATGATCCGCAAGGTTCACTACAAGGATAGCGACCTGGTCCCGGTGGCCATGGTCGGCCTGGCGCCTTCGGTCATCGTCGCGCCGGCGAACTCGCCGTACAACAACCTGAAGGAATTCGTCGAAGGTTCGAAGACGGGCCACGGCCTGCACTTCTCGACGGCCGGCACGGGCAGCACGCCGCACTTCGTCGAAGGCATCCTGACCACCAACTACGGCGCCAAGCTGGACCTGGTGCCGTACAAGAGCGGCGGTGAATCGGTGTCGGCCGTGATCGGCGGCCAGGTCGACGCGACCTCGGAAGCCAGCATCGTCGTGCTGCCGATGGTCAAGGGCGGCAAGCTGAAGGCGCTGGCCTGCACGTGGTCGGAACGCATCAAGGCCTACCCGGAACTGTCGACGGCCGCCGAGCAAGGGTTCCCCGACATCAAGATCGCCCACTGGGCCGGCCTGCATGCCCCCAAGGGTGTGCCCGACGCGATCCTGGACAGGGTTGCCGCCGGTGTCGACGCCGCCATGAAGGATCCGGCCAACGTCAAGCGTTTCACCGACCAGGGCATCGAGCCCGTCGGCGGCACGCGCGCCGACTTCATCAAGTTCTGCGATGAAGAGCGCGCTCGCCTGGGCGCCGTGGTGAAAGCCACCGGCATGCACCAGGACGATTGA
- a CDS encoding substrate-binding domain-containing protein — protein sequence MVKARQGRSLQLRVFVAVLLAAGSAAAQAQDSLKILTAGAIKSVVTATVPAFRKDAGREISIENDTAGALVKRLEGGDACDLTLLPAGALKELAAKGIIDGESIRPIARVGIGVVVASGTARPDIATVDAFKAALLAAPSVAYLDPAAGGSSGVYLTGLFKKLGIDQQIAAKAVLVPGGLVAQKIVDGQAALGIHQISEILTVPGAVLVGPLPAEIQNYTNYAAAVCAKSASKTAAAVFINELHTPATQQLLKTKGMEPAN from the coding sequence ATGGTCAAGGCGCGTCAGGGCAGGTCGTTGCAGCTGAGGGTATTCGTTGCGGTGTTGCTGGCGGCTGGTTCCGCCGCGGCGCAGGCGCAAGACAGTTTGAAGATACTGACCGCCGGCGCGATCAAGTCCGTGGTTACCGCGACGGTGCCGGCATTCCGTAAAGATGCCGGCCGTGAGATCAGTATCGAAAACGACACGGCGGGCGCCTTGGTCAAACGCCTTGAGGGTGGCGACGCGTGCGATCTGACGCTGCTGCCCGCCGGGGCGCTAAAGGAGCTCGCGGCCAAGGGCATTATCGACGGGGAGTCGATTCGGCCCATCGCACGGGTGGGCATAGGCGTCGTCGTGGCCAGCGGCACGGCCCGGCCGGATATTGCGACGGTCGACGCTTTTAAAGCTGCTTTATTGGCAGCTCCATCGGTGGCCTATCTGGATCCCGCCGCGGGCGGTTCCAGCGGGGTTTACCTGACAGGCCTGTTCAAGAAACTGGGCATAGACCAGCAAATCGCCGCCAAGGCCGTGCTGGTGCCTGGCGGACTGGTCGCCCAGAAGATCGTTGACGGGCAGGCGGCACTTGGCATCCACCAAATCAGTGAAATCCTGACCGTCCCCGGAGCGGTACTGGTCGGCCCTTTGCCGGCCGAGATCCAGAACTACACCAACTATGCCGCCGCCGTCTGCGCGAAATCCGCCAGCAAGACCGCAGCGGCGGTTTTTATTAATGAACTGCACACGCCGGCCACCCAGCAGTTATTGAAGACCAAAGGCATGGAGCCGGCCAATTAA
- a CDS encoding HpcH/HpaI aldolase/citrate lyase family protein, producing the protein MTENRFPIDGRLPALLRGGQPLRGLFNGLPSPAIIEMCAYAGFDFVIIDNEHGSADLGVTEHMLRAARAAGIPPVVRCFEHDLPRILDMGASAVQVPMVQTVEQARRLAGMTRYPPLGARGSAFSTRAAGYGAFGGAGHTQRSNEGIAFIAMIETPEAIALAGDIAAVDGVDAVFIGPNDLAHAMGHGSDWNAEPVQRAIAQGLQAIAAAGKCPGIIALTPADEAKYGPLGARYFCNVSTSIITRALAQAASAGRDAAVRY; encoded by the coding sequence ATGACTGAAAACCGTTTCCCCATCGACGGCCGCCTGCCGGCCCTGTTGCGTGGCGGCCAACCCTTGCGTGGCTTGTTCAACGGCCTGCCCAGCCCGGCCATTATCGAGATGTGCGCCTACGCCGGCTTCGATTTCGTGATCATCGACAACGAGCATGGCAGTGCCGACCTCGGTGTCACCGAACACATGCTGCGGGCCGCGCGGGCCGCGGGCATACCGCCGGTGGTCCGATGCTTCGAGCACGACCTGCCGCGCATCCTGGACATGGGCGCCAGTGCGGTGCAGGTACCCATGGTGCAGACCGTGGAGCAGGCCCGCCGGCTGGCCGGCATGACGCGCTATCCGCCGCTGGGTGCGCGGGGCAGCGCCTTCAGCACGCGGGCGGCCGGCTACGGCGCATTCGGCGGTGCGGGCCATACCCAACGCAGCAACGAAGGCATTGCTTTCATCGCCATGATAGAAACGCCAGAGGCCATCGCGCTGGCGGGCGACATCGCGGCGGTGGACGGTGTCGATGCGGTCTTCATCGGCCCCAACGACCTGGCGCACGCCATGGGCCACGGCAGCGACTGGAATGCCGAGCCGGTCCAGCGCGCGATCGCGCAAGGGCTGCAAGCCATCGCCGCCGCCGGCAAATGCCCGGGCATCATCGCGCTGACTCCCGCCGACGAAGCCAAATACGGCCCCCTGGGCGCCCGCTATTTCTGCAACGTGTCCACGAGCATCATCACGCGGGCGCTGGCGCAGGCGGCGTCGGCAGGGCGGGATGCCGCGGTTCGTTACTAA
- a CDS encoding tripartite tricarboxylate transporter substrate binding protein — MQRKFLRVLAATASLGLSLAAAAPAVHAADTWPSRTIRYIVPFSPGGVSDGVARLIAEQLTKRLGQSVIVENKPGVSGIVGTQLVARADPDGYTIVGGTITTHAVNPFFVKSLGYDPVKDFTPVALVGMVSNALVVRADSPYTSVQAVIDAARAKPDTLTYGTAGPGTSQHLSGQLFQSISGTRLRQIVYKGGSQSMIDLIGGQIDMVFDTVAAARPMIDSGKVKVLGVTSAKPLADLPQAKPLAELGLPGFEMQSWQGIFAPAGTPAPVVDRIAREIAAAVATPEVKAKLLMLGVAPDGRGSAEFAAFQRSEIDKWGKVIKDAGIQAD; from the coding sequence ATGCAGCGCAAATTCTTACGTGTCCTGGCCGCGACGGCCTCCTTGGGACTGTCCTTGGCCGCAGCGGCCCCCGCCGTGCACGCGGCGGACACCTGGCCCTCCCGCACCATCCGCTATATTGTGCCTTTCTCGCCAGGCGGCGTGTCCGACGGCGTGGCGCGCTTGATCGCCGAGCAACTGACGAAGCGCCTGGGGCAGTCCGTCATCGTCGAGAACAAGCCTGGCGTGTCCGGCATCGTCGGTACGCAGCTGGTGGCGCGCGCCGATCCGGACGGCTACACCATCGTGGGTGGAACGATTACGACTCACGCTGTCAATCCATTCTTCGTGAAGAGCCTTGGCTATGACCCGGTCAAGGACTTCACGCCTGTCGCGCTGGTGGGCATGGTCAGCAATGCGCTGGTGGTGCGGGCGGACAGCCCCTATACGTCGGTGCAGGCGGTGATCGACGCTGCGCGTGCCAAGCCCGATACCTTGACCTACGGCACCGCGGGGCCGGGGACGTCGCAGCATTTGTCTGGCCAGCTGTTCCAGTCCATCTCCGGCACGCGCTTGCGCCAGATCGTCTACAAGGGCGGTTCTCAATCCATGATCGACCTGATCGGCGGACAGATCGACATGGTGTTCGACACGGTCGCGGCGGCGCGGCCCATGATCGATTCGGGCAAGGTCAAGGTGCTGGGTGTCACTTCGGCCAAGCCGCTGGCGGATCTGCCGCAGGCCAAGCCCTTGGCGGAGCTGGGTTTGCCGGGTTTCGAGATGCAGTCCTGGCAGGGCATCTTCGCCCCGGCGGGGACGCCGGCGCCGGTGGTGGATCGCATTGCCCGCGAAATCGCTGCCGCGGTGGCAACGCCTGAAGTGAAAGCCAAATTGCTCATGCTGGGTGTCGCGCCGGACGGCCGCGGCTCCGCGGAATTCGCCGCGTTCCAGCGCAGCGAAATCGACAAGTGGGGCAAGGTGATCAAAGATGCCGGCATTCAAGCAGACTGA
- a CDS encoding LacI family DNA-binding transcriptional regulator, translated as MKTSPRAQDVADLANVSQSAVSRTFTPGASVSEETRRKVLAAAQKLGYRPNALARSLITRRSRIVALVMSYLENQFYPLVIEKLSQKLQKEGYHVLMFIAELDEAADGVLAEILQYQVDGIVMASAMLSPNIARGCAEVGVPVVQFNRISMLGGLARHASSSVTSDNHAGGRMAARHLVQRGYRRFGYLAGLEDSSTSIERERGFRDALHALGHDLHQREVGHYDFDLAQAATRRFFETDRVEDRVDAIFVANDHMAIAALDVLRQDLKLRVPEDVGVVGFDDVPQAAWGAYQLTTVRQQLEPMVDATVELLREQMQAELRPRDIVVPCVLVERGTA; from the coding sequence ATGAAGACGTCGCCGCGGGCGCAGGACGTGGCGGATCTCGCCAACGTGTCGCAGTCCGCTGTCAGTCGCACCTTCACGCCCGGCGCCAGTGTGTCGGAGGAAACGCGGCGCAAGGTGCTCGCAGCCGCACAAAAGCTGGGATATCGGCCCAACGCCCTAGCACGCAGCCTGATCACGCGCCGCAGCCGCATCGTGGCGCTGGTGATGAGCTATCTGGAGAATCAGTTCTATCCGCTGGTCATCGAGAAGCTGTCCCAAAAGCTGCAGAAGGAGGGCTATCACGTGCTGATGTTCATTGCCGAGCTGGACGAGGCGGCGGACGGCGTGCTGGCTGAGATCCTGCAGTACCAGGTCGACGGCATCGTCATGGCGTCGGCCATGCTGTCGCCCAATATCGCGCGGGGCTGCGCTGAAGTGGGCGTGCCGGTGGTGCAATTCAATCGCATATCCATGCTGGGCGGCCTGGCACGTCATGCCAGCAGTTCGGTCACGTCGGACAACCACGCGGGTGGTCGGATGGCGGCACGGCATCTGGTGCAGCGCGGGTATCGCCGGTTCGGCTACCTGGCGGGCCTGGAGGATTCGTCGACCAGCATCGAGCGGGAACGGGGCTTCCGTGACGCCTTGCATGCCTTGGGGCACGACCTGCACCAGCGCGAGGTCGGTCATTACGACTTTGATCTGGCGCAGGCGGCCACGCGGCGCTTCTTCGAGACGGACCGGGTGGAAGACCGCGTCGACGCCATCTTCGTGGCCAACGATCACATGGCCATCGCCGCCTTGGATGTGCTGCGTCAGGACTTGAAGTTGCGTGTGCCCGAAGACGTGGGCGTGGTCGGTTTCGACGACGTGCCGCAGGCCGCGTGGGGCGCGTACCAGCTGACCACCGTGCGCCAGCAGCTGGAACCCATGGTCGATGCGACGGTGGAGCTGCTGCGCGAGCAGATGCAGGCAGAGCTTCGACCCCGCGACATCGTCGTGCCTTGCGTGTTGGTGGAGCGCGGCACCGCGTGA
- a CDS encoding SDR family NAD(P)-dependent oxidoreductase → MIELPKGAGFGLQGRRALVTGGSGGIGLAAAAALGRAGAHVTVAARRGAELEQVCEALRAEDIACAAQVLDVTDSAAVDRVMTQGEAFDIVVNNAGMNRPKPLVEQTDEDIDAVLDLNVKATFYASRAAARRLLKEGRGGSIINVSSQMGHVGSPGRTVYCASKHALEGMTRALAWEVGAAGIRVNTICPTFIETPMTAPMLAQPGYREWVGARNALGRVGRLDEVMGAIVFLASEASSLMTGSALMLDAGWTAA, encoded by the coding sequence ATGATCGAATTGCCGAAGGGAGCGGGTTTCGGCCTGCAAGGCCGGCGCGCGTTGGTGACCGGCGGCAGCGGCGGCATCGGTCTGGCGGCCGCCGCCGCGCTGGGCCGCGCCGGCGCGCATGTCACGGTGGCGGCCCGGCGTGGCGCCGAGCTGGAGCAAGTCTGCGAGGCCTTGCGCGCCGAAGACATCGCTTGCGCCGCACAGGTACTGGACGTGACGGACTCGGCGGCGGTCGACCGCGTGATGACGCAAGGCGAGGCCTTCGATATCGTGGTCAACAATGCCGGCATGAATCGTCCCAAGCCTTTGGTGGAGCAGACCGACGAGGACATCGACGCGGTACTGGACCTCAACGTCAAGGCGACGTTCTACGCCAGTCGCGCGGCAGCCCGCCGTTTGTTGAAGGAAGGGCGTGGGGGCTCCATCATCAATGTGTCGTCGCAGATGGGTCATGTGGGCAGTCCGGGCCGCACCGTGTACTGCGCCAGCAAGCACGCGCTGGAAGGCATGACGCGCGCGCTGGCCTGGGAAGTCGGGGCGGCGGGCATCCGCGTCAACACCATTTGTCCCACTTTCATCGAGACGCCCATGACCGCGCCCATGCTGGCTCAGCCCGGCTATCGCGAATGGGTCGGCGCCCGCAATGCCTTGGGGCGCGTGGGTCGCCTGGACGAAGTGATGGGGGCCATCGTGTTCCTTGCCAGCGAGGCGTCCAGTCTGATGACGGGCAGCGCCCTGATGCTGGACGCGGGATGGACCGCGGCATGA
- the hisD gene encoding histidinol dehydrogenase, whose protein sequence is MIRHLKRGRTAAVKTEDDAKVRATVEGIIRDIETRGDEAVREYSRKFDQWDPADFRLSRAEIEAARKKLSAREIEDIAFAQAQIRNFAQIQRESMRDVEVETYPGVVLGHKHVPVNAVGCYIPGGKYPMLASAHMSVLTAKVAGVNRVVSTAPPYQGQPHPAIVTAMDMAGADEILVLGGVQAVVAMAVGTPTVAPVDMLVGPGNMFVAEAKRQLYGRVGIDLFAGPTETLVIADDSVDGELCAVDLLGQAEHGPTSPAILLTNSEQLAHDTMNEIERQLAKLPTAAIAAKSWADCGEVIVCDTQEEMLKVADDLAYEHVQVMTRDPDYFLKNMTNYGALFLGPRTNVSFGDKVIGTNHTLPTNRNARYTGGLWVGKFLKTCTYQRVLTDAASAAIGEYCSRLCHMENFAGHGEQANIRVRRYGNRPDLPWYQPVAAGAKA, encoded by the coding sequence ATGATTCGCCATCTGAAGCGCGGCCGTACCGCCGCCGTAAAGACCGAAGACGACGCCAAGGTGCGCGCCACCGTCGAAGGCATCATTCGAGACATCGAGACGCGTGGCGACGAAGCCGTGCGCGAATACAGCCGCAAGTTCGATCAATGGGATCCCGCGGATTTCCGCCTGTCCCGAGCGGAAATCGAAGCCGCGCGCAAGAAACTGTCGGCGCGCGAGATCGAGGACATCGCTTTCGCGCAGGCCCAGATCCGCAACTTCGCGCAGATCCAGCGCGAGTCCATGCGCGATGTCGAAGTGGAGACGTATCCCGGCGTGGTGCTCGGGCACAAGCACGTGCCGGTGAACGCCGTGGGCTGCTACATCCCGGGCGGCAAATATCCCATGCTGGCTTCGGCGCACATGAGCGTGCTGACCGCCAAGGTGGCAGGCGTGAATCGCGTCGTGTCCACCGCGCCGCCTTACCAGGGCCAGCCGCATCCCGCCATCGTCACGGCCATGGACATGGCCGGCGCGGACGAGATCCTGGTGCTGGGGGGTGTCCAGGCCGTGGTCGCCATGGCGGTGGGCACGCCGACGGTGGCGCCCGTGGACATGCTGGTGGGCCCGGGCAATATGTTCGTGGCGGAAGCCAAGCGCCAGCTCTACGGCCGCGTGGGCATAGACCTGTTCGCCGGTCCCACGGAGACCTTGGTCATCGCCGATGACAGCGTGGATGGCGAGCTGTGCGCCGTCGACCTGCTGGGCCAGGCCGAACATGGTCCCACTTCGCCGGCCATCCTGCTGACCAATAGCGAGCAGCTGGCGCACGACACCATGAACGAAATCGAGCGTCAGCTGGCCAAGCTGCCGACCGCCGCCATCGCCGCCAAGAGCTGGGCCGATTGTGGCGAGGTCATCGTCTGCGACACCCAGGAAGAAATGCTGAAGGTCGCGGATGACCTGGCCTACGAGCACGTGCAGGTGATGACGCGCGACCCCGATTATTTCCTCAAGAACATGACCAACTACGGTGCGCTGTTCCTGGGGCCGCGCACCAACGTCAGCTTCGGCGACAAGGTGATCGGCACCAATCACACGCTGCCGACGAATCGGAATGCGCGCTATACCGGCGGCTTGTGGGTCGGCAAATTCCTCAAGACGTGTACGTACCAACGGGTGCTGACGGATGCGGCCAGCGCCGCCATCGGCGAGTACTGCTCGCGCCTGTGCCATATGGAAAATTTCGCCGGCCATGGCGAGCAAGCCAATATCCGCGTGCGCCGCTATGGCAATCGGCCCGATCTGCCCTGGTATCAACCCGTCGCGGCGGGAGCGAAGGCATGA
- the eutC gene encoding ethanolamine ammonia-lyase subunit EutC — translation MANSDDLPDTATAAPLWQRLRQLTAARIGLPRSGASLATESLLDFRLSHARARDAVHAALDVDALRADLLPLGLPVLHCRSEAAERQRYLLRPDLGRRLDAESRERLMVSGQRGLDVCITVADGLSATAGQHHATALLGHLVPMLREQGWLLAPLVLLEQGRVAAGDDIGEALDVKLMIILVGERPGLTSPDSLGAYMTWLPKVGRNDSERNCVSNIRPQGYPLADAASKIAYLADRMRQEGCSGVRLKDDA, via the coding sequence ATGGCGAATTCCGATGACCTGCCCGACACCGCGACCGCGGCCCCGCTGTGGCAGCGGCTGCGCCAGCTGACGGCCGCGCGCATAGGTTTGCCGCGTTCCGGCGCCTCGTTGGCGACGGAGTCCTTGCTGGATTTCCGGCTGTCCCATGCACGTGCCCGCGATGCCGTCCACGCAGCGCTCGACGTCGACGCCTTGCGCGCGGACCTGCTGCCCTTGGGGCTGCCCGTCCTGCATTGCCGCAGCGAAGCGGCGGAGCGGCAACGCTATCTGCTGCGCCCGGATCTGGGCCGTCGCCTCGACGCCGAATCGCGCGAAAGGCTGATGGTGTCAGGACAACGCGGGCTGGATGTCTGCATTACCGTGGCCGACGGCTTGTCCGCCACGGCGGGCCAGCATCATGCGACGGCCTTGCTGGGCCATCTGGTCCCCATGCTGCGGGAGCAGGGCTGGCTGCTGGCGCCGCTGGTCCTGCTGGAGCAGGGCCGCGTGGCGGCGGGTGATGACATCGGCGAAGCGCTGGACGTGAAACTGATGATCATTCTGGTCGGCGAACGGCCCGGGCTGACATCGCCCGACTCGCTGGGCGCGTACATGACCTGGCTGCCCAAGGTCGGGCGCAATGACTCCGAACGCAATTGCGTCTCCAACATTCGTCCGCAGGGCTACCCGCTGGCCGATGCCGCAAGCAAGATCGCCTATCTGGCCGATCGCATGCGCCAGGAAGGATGTTCGGGCGTCCGTTTGAAGGACGACGCGTAA